A stretch of the Ostrea edulis chromosome 9, xbOstEdul1.1, whole genome shotgun sequence genome encodes the following:
- the LOC125658607 gene encoding uncharacterized protein LOC125658607 yields the protein MLHPRRSAQHVLLCDACETAPLQSHCERCNINLCTNCVGKHLLDSSRKHRVIPFIEKSSTPNYPKCPSHPDKQCELHCEKCDLPVCSTCVSSGKHKGHDISDIQKKLSAKTQSLRKDLEELEIKIFPRYEEIVSDVQTEKAELETKYGKLTKAADQQGEALHREITTIVNQRKSDIAEMKIKHLAALDKNTDEITHSITELKQIILNLKAILESNDVSLISTYNSRNDEFRRLPPKVQVTLPSLSPQKINTKQLREMFGSLSSLSINTEEQGYTMKSAETASSPPVKSLLDEPRVTATIDTGNNRLFSVSCLGEEKVWTCGDNEIMKLFRLRGKLLTSIKTKSGNWPHAIAVTREGNLVYTDYRNNTINLVDKKKIQTVITLEGWEPRNVCSTASGDLLVTMISEDREQSKVVRYSGSTEKQTIQFDDQDRPLYSLARYISENRNLDICVADWGVNAVVVVNQSGKLRFRYTGHNSNSKQSFDPYGITTDSQSHILTADRYNNCIHILDQDGQFLRYIQNVFIPCGLCVDIRDNLFVAECYVAKVKKIQYL from the coding sequence ATGCTGCACCCCCGGCGCAGTGCCCAGCATGTCCTACTGTGCGACGCCTGTGAAACTGCccccctacagagtcactgtgaacgttgtaatataaatctctgtACTAACTGTGTAGGAAAACACCTCTTGGATTCGTCTAGAAAACACCGAGTCATACCATTCATAGAGAAAAGTTCTACTCCTAACTACCCAAAATGTCCAAGCCACCCCGACAAACAGTGTGAACTTCACTGTGAGAAATGCGACcttcctgtctgttctacctgcgtctcctcaggtaaacacaaaggtcacgatatatcagatattcagaAAAAACTCAGCGCTAAAACACAAAGTTTACGAAAAGATTTGGAAGAACTCGAGATCAAAATTTTCCCCCGATATGAAGAAATTGTCTCCGATGTCCAAACTGAGAAAGCCGAGTTAGAAACGAAGTACGGGAAACTGACCAAAGCTGCCGACCAACAAGGAGAAGCCTTACACCGAGAGATCACCACCATTGTCAACCAACGGAAATCCGACATTGCGGAGATGAAAATTAAACATCTGGCTGCTTTAGATAAAAACACAGATGAAATCACACACAGTATTACTGAACTCAAACAAATCATTCTAAATCTGAAGGCAATATTGGAATCCAATGACGTCTCCCTAATCTCTACCTACAATTCTAGGAATGACGAGTTCAGGAGATTACCACCAAAAGTCCAAGTTACATTACCAAGTCTGTcacctcagaaaataaacacaaaacagctccgtgaaatgtttggttctctgtcgtcattatccattaacacagaagaACAAGGCtacacaatgaagtcagcagaaactgcatcgtctcctccagtcaaatcACTGCTTGATGAACCGcgcgtcaccgccaccatagatACTGGCAATAACAGACTATTCAGTGTTAGCTGTCTCGGTGAAGAAAAAGTCTGGACATGCGGGGATAACGAAATCATGAAGCTCTTCCGCCTCCggggtaaactactgacatcgataaaaaccaagtcagggaacTGGCCACATgccatagcagtgacacgggaaggaaatcttgtttatactgactataGAAATAACACTATAAACCTAGTAGATAAAAAAAAGATtcagaccgtgatcacactagaGGGGTGGGAACCTCGCAATGTCTGCAGTACCGCCTCTggtgatctcctggttaccatgatcaGTGAGGATAGAGAACAATCCAAAGTCGTccgttactccggctccacagagaaacaaaccattcagtttgatgatcaggatCGTCCTCTCTATTCATTAGCTCGTTACATCAGTGAaaacaggaacctggatatctgtgttgCTGACTGGGGAGTTaatgcagtagtggtggtcaatcagtcaggaaaactccgatttagatacactggccATAACTCTAATTCCAAGCAATCATTTGATCCAtacggcatcactacagacagccaaagtcacatcctgacagcagaccgTTACAATAactgtatccacatcctagatcaggacggacaattcctccgttacattcagaATGTATTCATTCCATgcggtttatgtgtggacatcagagacaacctctttgtggctgagtgttacgttgctaaagtgaagaaaatccaatatctataa